From the genome of Geotoga petraea:
AGAAGGATCAGATGAAATAATGACAAGTGCTCCAGCAAATATTCCAGATAATACTTTGAGGGTTCACTACCAAAGGAAAAATGGTGATTATGAAAACTGGGGACTATGGATATGGAATGACACAACATGGTCATCGGAATCTGGTTGGCCAGATGGAATGGAAATCACGGGGTACGATGATTTTGGTGCTTATTGGGATGTTCCTTTAAAAGAAGGAGCAGCTAATTTGGGCTTTTTAATGGTTAATCAAAAAACACAGGTTAAAGATGGCGAAGAAGACAAAGGCTTTACTATGTTAGATGAATATAATCAAGTTTATGTTTTTGAAGGTGACAGCAAAGTATATATTTCAGAAAATAAAGATACAGCAACTGGTTTATTAAACGGAGAGATAGTTTCAAGAGACAAAGTTTTATTGAATTTCACATCTACACAAGAGCTTGATTCTGCAGAACTTAGAATCGAAGATTCAGAAGGTAAACGAGTTGACGTTGAATCAATCAACGTTGTCAGTGAAACATCTGCAGAGGTAGTTGCAAATTTGAACTTAGATAAAGTACCTTTAAAAGTAACTTATGGAAACAAAGAAGTAGATGTTTCCACTGGTTGGAGATTAATCGACAACATGTACAGCTATGATGGTGAATTGGGAGCAGACTATTTTGCTGGTGGAGTTACTTTAAGACTTTGGGCTCCAAAAGCTTCAAAAGTTGTAGCTCATTTTTACGATAAATACGATCAATCAAGGGAAATAGGTGCAATAGAGTTAGAATTCAATAAAAGAACTGGTGTATGGGAAAAATGGGTAAGTCCATATGACTTAGGTCTTTTAGATGTAAAAGGTTATTATTATCAATACGCTGTTACAAATAATGGAGTAACAAGAAGAGTTTTAGATCCATACGCAAAATCAATGGCTGCATTTACTGTTAACACCGCTGGACAAGGCGGGGAAGAATATGTTGTAAACGGAGAAACTGTTAACGACAATGTTGGTAAAGCCGCTATAGTAGAACCTAAGACTATTGGGCCAAAATTGGAATATGCAGATATCGAAGGATTCAACAAAAAAGAAGATGCAATAATATGGGAAATTCACATAAGAGACTTCACTTCAGACCCATCAATTGAGGGAGATTTGGACTCAAGATGGGGAACTTATAATGCTTTCAAAGATAAGTTAGAATATATTAAGAGCTTGGGAGTAACACACGTTCAAATATTGCCAGTTATGGCTTGGTATTATGGCGATGAAACAGCAATGGGAGAAAGGGAATTGGATTATTCAGCACAAAATAATTCTTACAACTGGGGATATGACCCTCATAATTATTTTTCACCAGACGGAGCTTATTCAGAAAATCCAGAAGATCCCGAAGCAAGAATAAGAGAGTTAAAATCAATGATAGATGCCATTCATGATGCTGGAATGGGAGTTATTTTAGACGTAGTTTATACTCACATGGCAAAAGCCAGCTTTTTAAATGATATTGTCCCAGGTTACTACTTCTTCCAAGATGCTAACGGAAACTTCGTTGGAGACTTTGGGAACAACTTAGCTACAACTCATAAAATGGCAGAAAAATTAATGATTGACTCAGTTAAATATTGGTTCAAAGAATACAAGATAGATGGTATGAGATGGGATATGATGGGAGATGCCACAGCAGATTCTGTTCAAAAAGCATATAATGAAGCTAAGAAATTAAACCCAAATGTTTTATTTGTTGGAGAAGGTTGGAGAACATTTAAAGGTCATGTTGAAAATCCTAATTTAGTTCCAGCTGATCAGGATTGGATGGACCAAACAAATGCTGTTGCAGTTTTCTCAGATGAAATGAGAAATGAAATGAAATCAGGGTTTGGTATAGAAGGACAACCAAGATTCATTACTGGTGGTGCAAGACCTATTGAATTGATTTTCAACAACATCATTGCAAAACCAACTAATGTAACAGAAGACGACCCTGGAGATATTTTACAATACATTGCAGCACACGATAACATGACTCTTCACGATGTTATAGCACAATCAATCAAGAAAGATCCAGATATTCATGAAGAAGAAATTCAAAAAAGAATTAGATTGGGTAATTCAGTAATTCTTACTTCACAAGGTATTTCTTTCTTACACGCTGGACAAGAATACGGAAGAACTAAACAGTGGAGAACAGAAGGACAACCAGAACAAAAATTCCACACTTTGGAAAATAGTGAAGGAGAATTGTTCGAATATCCATACTTCGTACATGATTCATACGATTCATCAGATGCTATAAACATGTTTGATTGGGGAAAAGTCACTGAAGAAGGAATGCACAAAGAAACAATGGAATTCACAAAAGGTTTAATAGCTTTGAGAAAATCAACTGATGCATTCAGACTTGGTACAGAAGAAATGGTTAAATCTAATGTTAAATTAATAGAGAGTGAAGATATTAAAGAAGAAGACCTTGTTATCGGATACCATGTGAAATCTACAGATGGAGAAGAATATGTCGTATTCATAAATGCCGATAGTAAGGAAAGAAAAGTTGAAACTGATATGAATTTAGCTTTTGGAACAATATTGGTAGACTCAGATGAAGCTGGAACAGAAGAAGTATCAGAGGTTTCTGGAGTTGCTATCAATGGAAACACGATTATTTTAGATGCATTAACTCCATCAGTAATAAAAATTAAATAATTTTAGATTAATTTTAATTTGGAGAGCGGTTGTAATTTGCCGCTCTTTTTTGTTATATTTTCACAATGGGGAAAAAGCTAAAAATTCAACTTATTTGATATTTTTTTGAGATTTTTAACTATAAACCTTTTTAAGTAGATTTTAAGGAAAAATTTGATTATGATATAATTTTATTTACAGTTAATTATGAGTAACATTAAAAAACATTTTAAGTAACTTAAAATTACTAAAAATTTGCTTAATATTATTTTTCTACAATAATGTCTGTTAAATCACTTAACAAGGTCTGTTAAATAACTTATTTAAAAGGGGGACTAAAAGTGAAAAAGATGATTGTTGTTTTATTGGTACTTGTTTCGATTATTGGTGTTTCTGTAAGAGTTGATTTTTGGCATGCCATGAGTGGTGAAAGAATAGAAATCATTCAAGGTATAGCAGATAGATTTATGGAAGAGCATCCGGACATAACAGTCGTACCCCAATACACAGGTAGTTACAATGAAACATTGAATAAATTAATTGCCGGTGTCAGATCAGGAACAGCCCCACACATCGTTCAAGTTTATGAAATCGGTACAAGACAAATGGTTGATGGGGGAATTATGCTACCTGTTCAAGATTTGATCGATCAAGATCCTGATTTTGATAGTGCTGTGTATCTTGATTCTGTGTTGAACTATTATAGAATGGATGGGAAATTGTATTCAATGCCTTTCAATTCTTCAAATGCTATTTTATTCTATAACAAAACTTTGTTTGAAGAAGCAGGTTTGGATCCAGATAAACCACCAAGAACTTTGGAAGAAGTTATGGAATATTCAAAGCAATTGCTCAAAAAAGATTCAAACGGAAATATAATCAGAACAGGTTTGACATGGCCAACTCATTCATGGATTTTCGAACAAATGCTTGCTGCAATGGATGCACCTTTAGTTAACAACGGAAATGGAAGAGAAGGTGTAGCAACAGAAGCAGTATTTAACCATGAAGCAGGAAGAGAAATTTTTGAATTCTATTATGAGATGACAAAAAATGATTTGATGTTAAATACTAAAAAAGAAGATTGGTCAGCAGCAAGACAAATTTTCTTATCTGGAAAAGCTGCAATGGTATTGTTCTCTACCTCAGATGTTACTTCTTTTACAGTTGAAGGCGCAAAAAATG
Proteins encoded in this window:
- a CDS encoding pullulanase yields the protein MIKTSSLLTKGLVVFLMVAIVGFFGTSVFAANEEIPENTMRIHYQRDNGDYENWGLWIWNDTTWSSESGWPDGMEITGYDDYGAYWDVPLKEGAANLGFLMVNQETETKDGGDKVFNFTVQTNELWTEEGSDEIMTSAPANIPDNTLRVHYQRKNGDYENWGLWIWNDTTWSSESGWPDGMEITGYDDFGAYWDVPLKEGAANLGFLMVNQKTQVKDGEEDKGFTMLDEYNQVYVFEGDSKVYISENKDTATGLLNGEIVSRDKVLLNFTSTQELDSAELRIEDSEGKRVDVESINVVSETSAEVVANLNLDKVPLKVTYGNKEVDVSTGWRLIDNMYSYDGELGADYFAGGVTLRLWAPKASKVVAHFYDKYDQSREIGAIELEFNKRTGVWEKWVSPYDLGLLDVKGYYYQYAVTNNGVTRRVLDPYAKSMAAFTVNTAGQGGEEYVVNGETVNDNVGKAAIVEPKTIGPKLEYADIEGFNKKEDAIIWEIHIRDFTSDPSIEGDLDSRWGTYNAFKDKLEYIKSLGVTHVQILPVMAWYYGDETAMGERELDYSAQNNSYNWGYDPHNYFSPDGAYSENPEDPEARIRELKSMIDAIHDAGMGVILDVVYTHMAKASFLNDIVPGYYFFQDANGNFVGDFGNNLATTHKMAEKLMIDSVKYWFKEYKIDGMRWDMMGDATADSVQKAYNEAKKLNPNVLFVGEGWRTFKGHVENPNLVPADQDWMDQTNAVAVFSDEMRNEMKSGFGIEGQPRFITGGARPIELIFNNIIAKPTNVTEDDPGDILQYIAAHDNMTLHDVIAQSIKKDPDIHEEEIQKRIRLGNSVILTSQGISFLHAGQEYGRTKQWRTEGQPEQKFHTLENSEGELFEYPYFVHDSYDSSDAINMFDWGKVTEEGMHKETMEFTKGLIALRKSTDAFRLGTEEMVKSNVKLIESEDIKEEDLVIGYHVKSTDGEEYVVFINADSKERKVETDMNLAFGTILVDSDEAGTEEVSEVSGVAINGNTIILDALTPSVIKIK
- a CDS encoding ABC transporter substrate-binding protein; its protein translation is MKKMIVVLLVLVSIIGVSVRVDFWHAMSGERIEIIQGIADRFMEEHPDITVVPQYTGSYNETLNKLIAGVRSGTAPHIVQVYEIGTRQMVDGGIMLPVQDLIDQDPDFDSAVYLDSVLNYYRMDGKLYSMPFNSSNAILFYNKTLFEEAGLDPDKPPRTLEEVMEYSKQLLKKDSNGNIIRTGLTWPTHSWIFEQMLAAMDAPLVNNGNGREGVATEAVFNHEAGREIFEFYYEMTKNDLMLNTKKEDWSAARQIFLSGKAAMVLFSTSDVTSFTVEGAKNGYDIGTAFIPTPAGAPAGGAIIGGASLWMVDGHSEEETRAAWEFMKFVNSKEEQKRWHLDTGYFPVRKDAVEELMYEGFYSENPNYLTAVMQLLLSKQTPNTNGAVMGVFPEARDRIETAIQQMNADKMTPEEALEWAEKEITNLIKDYNELYN